One window of the Takifugu rubripes chromosome 13, fTakRub1.2, whole genome shotgun sequence genome contains the following:
- the LOC105418652 gene encoding uncharacterized protein, which yields MEGPQCVPKRGDHSGLLLANLNLQRNQAQFCDCVVRQGQSSNLLYPAHRCVLAASSPVLASIVSSTGALVELQVPCLSDSVLAHVLDYIYTGALPCTQSHQQFSNLFTAACYLKMDDLRRRLETQAKHLQLSGSYNGASLESTWEDTPRGAATSSCSMSGQTLQGINTGSCGQITIVPSWKLPKAIPVPVEMCGVSRRATEVQQYQVHSACPANPESWLQSTEMRTGAAENKTSSAKEGEMKRIEATQQLCLVATSELEEAQTLRGDEQIHYTAGCGDNVTSPSSPRPSCGAVPVIRHSSTAAVAEACKVRTYHPPFEEISAQPSSHNGTQSFDCCSRSDDHIGHSSKSAEEQPHPVEEPDTGSVFKYEGASTTEERKEQHTYLSRCVTDTDKLSSRPSLHTTEKNTEGPAFVQHEGNGENSQLCATSTVQMDNTCDPSESVVEQSYHAHLHYHWLRPEDTLLSHRTSDQKHAHPGLSGKASDEDVEGLFSNAAQHFTPADQVLLLDISTKPPELLISYSYGKQGDWGLLGQDTSGNQREGEAAGTIADNRKSGLKDKKVDVESIDKTSETLGDQVKDPDADEENYTLKFTPSCMPDSLQAPTSHTSSLCIPSTISANMPTVISPQLSNHHPFQCSMCHRSFSQRGSLNRHMRSHLGIRPFPCPRCPMTFSRQYRVSEHMRVHQRCVLGNDFHKPRASST from the exons GGGCCACAATGTGTCCCAAAAAGAGGTGATCATTCGGGGTTACTGCTGGCAAATCTCAACCTCCAGAGAAACCAAGCTCAGTTCTGTGACTGTGTAGTCAGACAGGGACAGAGCTCGAACCTGCTCTACCCTGCCCACAG GTGTGTTCTGGCTGCCTCCAGTCCAGTGTTGGCATCAATCGTATCCTCTACTGGTGccctggtggagctgcaggttccctgtctctctgactcAGTATTAGCGCACGTGTTGGACTACATTTACACGGGGGCTTTACCGTGCACTCAGAGCCACCAGCAGTTCTCCAATTTATTCACTGCTGCCTGCTACCTGAAGATGGATGATctcaggaggaggctggagacTCAGGCCAAACACCTGCAGCTATCAGGCTCATACAATGGAGCTTCACTGGAGAGCACCTGGGAAGATACACCCAGAGGAGCtgcaaccagcagctgcagcatgtcTGGGCAAACTTTACAGGGCATAAATACAGGTAGCTGTGGCCAGATAACTATTGTACCATCTTGGAAGTTACCCAAAGCCATTCCTGTCCCTGTTGAGATGTGCGGGGTGTCCAGGAGGGCCACCGAGGTGCAACAATATCAGGTTCACTCAGCTTGTCCTGCAAATCCAGAGAGTTGGCTGCAGAGCACAGAGATGCGAACTGGGGCAGCTGAGAACAAGACAAGTTCAGccaaagagggagagatgaagagaattGAGGCAACTCAGCAGCTCTGTTTAGTGGCCACATCAGAGCTGGAAGAGGCACAAACTCTCAGAGGGGACGAGCAGATCCATTACACTGCCGGTTGTGGAGACAACGTCACCTCTCCCTCATCACCACGTCCGTCTTGTGGGGCAGTGCCGGTGATTcgccacagcagcacagctgctgTAGCAGAAGCATGTAAGGTGCGTACTTACCACCCCCCTTTTGAAGAAATTTCTGCTCAGCCCAGTTCACATAATGGAACACAAAGTTTTGATTGCTGCAGTCGCTCAGATGACCACATTGGACATAGTTCCAAGTCGGCAGAGGAGCAGCCACATCCTGTAGAAGAGCCAGACACTGGAAGTGTCTTCAAGTATGAGGGTGCGTCCACcactgaagaaagaaaagagcaacACACTTATTtgagcaggtgtgtgactgATACAGATAAACTGTCCAGCAGGCCAAGTCTGCACACAACAGAGAAGAACACAGAAGGTCCCGCTTTTGTCCAACATGAAGGCAACGGGGAGAACTCACAGCTATGTGCAACTTCTACTGTACAAATGGACAACACGTGTGACCCCTCGGAAAGTGTAGTGGAGCAGTCGTACCACGCACACCTTCATTATCACTGGCTGCGCCCAGAGGACACGCTTCTATCACACAGAACATCTGATCAAAAGCACGCCCACCCTGGTCTGTCAGGAAAGGCCAGTGATGAGGATGTGGAGGGCCTGTTTTCCAATGCAGCTCAGCACTTTACCCCTGCAGaccaggttctgctgctggacatTAGCACAAAACCTCCAGAGCTGCTCATATCCTACAGCTACGGCAAACAAGGTGATTGGGGGCTGCTTGGTCAGGACACATCTGGGAACCAAAGAGAAGGTGAAGCAGCTGGAACCATTGCTGACAACAGAAAAAGTGGGCTCAAGGACAAAAAGGTTGATGTGGAATCCATTGACAAAACATCAGAAACACTCGGAGATCAGGTGAAAGATCCTGATGCTGATGAGGAGAACTATACCCTAAAGTTTACGCCTTCTTGCATGCCGGACTCTCTACAAGCACCCACCTCACACACCTCGTCTCTCTGCATACCTTCAACCATTTCAGCCAACATGCCAACGGTTATATCACCTCAGCTGTCAAATCACCACCCCTTCCAGTGTTCTATGTGCCATCGTTCCTTCAGCCAAAGAGGCTCTCTGAATAGACACATGCGGAGCCACCTTGGCATACGTCCTTTCCCCTGCCCTCGGTGCCCTATGACCTTTTCACGCCAGTACCGAGTCTCAGAGCACATGCGCGTTCACCAGCGATGTGTCCTTGGGAATGACTTTCATAAGCCACGTGCCTCGTCAACATGA
- the LOC105418653 gene encoding uncharacterized protein isoform X1 encodes MSFQMKVDKDAAMSAELHCDARIQSTTVGGSKPLHYFMKGQPKITGSALLVLGCSFFIICVTVVRESSHHMWTVFPPGVLLGIMFIICGILYIVTEYNTTKKTVTISLALTIVTILGIFWTILQIIPNIHFRLHGYTIHDIYDNVTETAMQWSEYHEAMAVSIEVVYLCYCLMCVVVFIVMSVLAGAALRSTKSQAIVVMTTAPIEMPVE; translated from the exons AtgtcatttcaaatgaaagTGGACAAAGATGCAGCT ATGTCTGCTGAACTCCACTGTGACGCCAGGATTCAGAGCACCACTGTGGGGGGTAGCAAACCTCTGCACTACTTCATGAAGGGACAACCCAAGATCACCGGA AGCGCTTTGCTGGTTCTGGGCTGTTCCTTTTTCATCATATGCGTGACAGTTGTGAGAGAAAGTAGTCACCACATGTGGACAGTTTTCCCACCTGGTGTCCTACTGGGAATAATG TTCATCATTTGTGGGATCCTGTACATCGTGACGGAGTACAACACCACCAAAAAAACA GTGACCATATCGTTGGCCCTGACCATCGTGACCATTCTGGGAATCTTTTGGACCATCCTGCAAATCATACCCAACATACACTTCAGGCTTCATGGTTACACCATCCATGACATATATGACAATGTCACAGAGACGGCCATGCAATGGTCAGAATATCATGAG GCCATGGCTGTGTCTATAGAGGTTGTCTACCTGTGCTACTGCCTCATGTGCGTGGTTGTTTTCATCGTGATGTCGGTTCTTGCTGGCGCCGCCCTGCGCTCAACAAAAAGCCAG GCCATTGTTGTCATGACAACTGCGCCAATTGAAATGCCGGTGGAGTAA
- the LOC105418653 gene encoding uncharacterized protein isoform X2, whose product MSAELHCDARIQSTTVGGSKPLHYFMKGQPKITGSALLVLGCSFFIICVTVVRESSHHMWTVFPPGVLLGIMFIICGILYIVTEYNTTKKTVTISLALTIVTILGIFWTILQIIPNIHFRLHGYTIHDIYDNVTETAMQWSEYHEAMAVSIEVVYLCYCLMCVVVFIVMSVLAGAALRSTKSQAIVVMTTAPIEMPVE is encoded by the exons ATGTCTGCTGAACTCCACTGTGACGCCAGGATTCAGAGCACCACTGTGGGGGGTAGCAAACCTCTGCACTACTTCATGAAGGGACAACCCAAGATCACCGGA AGCGCTTTGCTGGTTCTGGGCTGTTCCTTTTTCATCATATGCGTGACAGTTGTGAGAGAAAGTAGTCACCACATGTGGACAGTTTTCCCACCTGGTGTCCTACTGGGAATAATG TTCATCATTTGTGGGATCCTGTACATCGTGACGGAGTACAACACCACCAAAAAAACA GTGACCATATCGTTGGCCCTGACCATCGTGACCATTCTGGGAATCTTTTGGACCATCCTGCAAATCATACCCAACATACACTTCAGGCTTCATGGTTACACCATCCATGACATATATGACAATGTCACAGAGACGGCCATGCAATGGTCAGAATATCATGAG GCCATGGCTGTGTCTATAGAGGTTGTCTACCTGTGCTACTGCCTCATGTGCGTGGTTGTTTTCATCGTGATGTCGGTTCTTGCTGGCGCCGCCCTGCGCTCAACAAAAAGCCAG GCCATTGTTGTCATGACAACTGCGCCAATTGAAATGCCGGTGGAGTAA